The following is a genomic window from Aphis gossypii isolate Hap1 chromosome X, ASM2018417v2, whole genome shotgun sequence.
TAAGAACAAGACAACTTAATTCACGATCATCTCAATCAATTGCCGACGATGTGCGACGGCCGTCCGTGATTTTTCTGGTCTGTGAACACTCGCAATGGACAAGTTCGTGAAGCTTAGGAAGAGGAAAGAAGACAACGGCGACGACAACACGGATAAATTCTACGTGCCCTGCGGCAAGTGGATAACTGCGGATGATGATGATTTGGCTTGTGCTTTGGGAGCTCAACAACCTTCGGCCCCTCAGAAGATAGAACGATCGGCCTCGCCGCTATCGCCGATTTCGTCCGTTTCTCCGACATCGATGGACTTTTCGAGAAGTACGTACCTACTTGACTATCATTGTCGAAAACATcgtaattattacaatgtagTGCCCTCGCATTGAAATTATCGAATAgcgcttatattattattatattaaaatattttatgataatactatagtacctattatagtttGCAGTTTAGTTGATTTCATCCGACGGTTATAAAATGGACGTATACACAGATATGGAACGAATGCAATTTAGTTCCCAAACgattttttaactacctatatacatttagattttttattacttataaactataaataaattataaaaatgttgtaattaactgtatgaaatataatttgaaaggTAATTATTGTGaagtattgaataaaaatatttattttgattatcgtGTTCGATTATGAGGTATGGCCGTATGGGGGCAACTTATTGTCTTAATATTTGAGGTAATTTGACATTGAAAGatgaactaattttttataaatataatcattttatatctcaataatatgttatttggtAACAGGTGATGAGTGATGActgattgtatttaattttgctatatttaatataccactaaattatttttaatattaaaataatgtatttttgactACCTGAATGGAGTGAAACTATTACAGGTAATTGAGAAATAGTAGGTTaccttcatattatataatattaatttcaagtaGGACATtgataatgtaggtataataataatataaatgatgcaATGAGTGAGAAATGAATCACCGTACACAAATACTAGTGCTACTTTTTAACAGCCAACTACCCTAGTGCTTTTGTaactagttaataaatatggatGTTTATTGATATGTTTTGTTAACATTTCCTGTATTGACCTAGGTGATGATagtctaaataaaatgtacaggaatagtatttttattgaaaataaactatactttttaatacaatCAAATGCTAATAACAAGTCGTCtagttaacttttatttttacttacatttttgttgatagttgctaatgatattttatgtatttgtacTGATTACTAGAAGTATTATGACTAGAAATTATTTgacctatttttaaatatttaagattttgatTCTGAGACTTGTTACATAGGTTACTTTGATGAGGTTGGATATTCCGTACCTacagcatttaaaattaatgtttttattgatgGCTAATTTATAGAAAGTTATGTCTAATAAGCGTATACCTACTAGTAATTTCccaatagataatatagtaataggtaactgatagtaatatatttctttatgtTGAATTTTGCAGAATCATTAGGACAAATGAGACGTAATTACGTTTCTAgacgtttattatttgatgatgAGGAAAAAATCAGTGTTAATAAGCCCATTGATGAACAAATGATCATCATCCCTCAATCAATTGATGACTTGGAAGATAAggtaagcaataataaaataattgggtCACATGCTATGTAAAAAAGAGGAAAAGATAGAAAATGTTCTTATATGGATTTTTAGtggtcagtttttttttaaacataggattttataaaaattaatatttccagTTGTCACTAAAATGACAATAAGcctataaactaatttttggcggtatgattataatatgatttaatttttttcaattgtcgGGCTTTTAGTAAaaggtagtaggtactttaACATTGGCACTGCAGTACACAATGCTATAGTTTATTACCACTAGTCACTGGCACTTGAGGAAGTTGTAGTAAAACGATGCTTTGTTTTTAGGCGACTCCAGAAGTCAATCCTGACCAAACTATTATCGACTCTCTGTCGGCACGCGGTTTCGTCGTGAACACTCACAGTCCCTGCAAGGACAAAGACAGATTCCCAGGACAGTACGGCCACTTTATACCGGCCGGATCGGATCCGCAGACAAACACGGAGGACGGAGAACGCGTGCCGGCATTGTTACCGTCCGCCTGCAGACAATTCAAATGTCTATCGGTGTTCGAAGGCATCGAATACAGCGTGCTCGTGGCGGACGCCGGTCCGGCAGCCGACGTCTCCGCCGAGACGGCCAAAG
Proteins encoded in this region:
- the LOC114125277 gene encoding uncharacterized protein LOC114125277, which translates into the protein MDKFVKLRKRKEDNGDDNTDKFYVPCGKWITADDDDLACALGAQQPSAPQKIERSASPLSPISSVSPTSMDFSRKSLGQMRRNYVSRRLLFDDEEKISVNKPIDEQMIIIPQSIDDLEDKATPEVNPDQTIIDSLSARGFVVNTHSPCKDKDRFPGQYGHFIPAGSDPQTNTEDGERVPALLPSACRQFKCLSVFEGIEYSVLVADAGPAADVSAETAKVLAAVGPHPHIVSYFCNWSDARYHYLQMELCPASLSSVPLNNVADCRTVLEHVSCALHYLHDGKMYAHNRVDRPNVFTATDGDRVVYKLGGFEAATKLSANDSGTAAAASADVQSLCLMVSGLIKDVDDQWFADEEDLRQYLSSVTETACSAANALSVWRWCCGARPQLRRSGSMSAMMTLRDVDDVAGVAGQTAVATSFRKTAARRAYEIAAASASSK